Genomic window (Methanoculleus thermophilus):
GAACTCATCAAGCAGTTGAAGACGGCGGAGAAAGAGCAGCGCCGAAGGCAGCGAAGAAGGGCGACTGTTGCCCGGGAGCCTGATCTCGATCTCAACGCGAAGGATGTCGTGGCGGTGGCGCACGATGAGGGATACCAGAAGGCTGTCGGTGTCGTGATGAAAGGCTACCGGGAGGCCGCGCGGGAGGGAGGTGTCCTGACGCTTGATGCTCTCTCAAAGGCCATGGGTCAGTCCCGGCGCGAGGTCTATATTCCGCTCCTTTTTCTTATGCTGGAGGGTAAACTTGTACTCTGGCAGGATGAGTTCTTCGGTGAGATCTATGTGAGCGATCGGTTACCCCCCCGTGATGCGGAGAGTGAGACTCCGGCTCGCGAATGAACGGTAAGTGCCGCGAACCCTCTGATTTTTGCAACGATTATGGTTGATTCTGGTCTGCGCTCCTGCGCGCGAGGCAACTAATTCTGTGCTTTACATAT
Coding sequences:
- a CDS encoding segregation/condensation protein A; amino-acid sequence: MDEEPVEILVGMAERGEIDPWNIDIVDVTDRFLAELDRRKELDLRVSGRTLFYAACLLRLKSEHLEGRDEEEEEYALDEEDEALGDLDFGFESGGGMEPIDRLEREIKRRLGRKNLRERPPVTLYELIKQLKTAEKEQRRRQRRRATVAREPDLDLNAKDVVAVAHDEGYQKAVGVVMKGYREAAREGGVLTLDALSKAMGQSRREVYIPLLFLMLEGKLVLWQDEFFGEIYVSDRLPPRDAESETPARE